GCAGTTCGTGGATCCGTGGCGTCCACCCGCTCGGCCGCGGTGACGGTTTCCGCAGCAACCTGATAGTCACCTTTCGCAATCGCCAATTCAGCGGTCGCGATGTACGCTTCCAGGAAATCTGGATCGGCATCGCGAATCCGATCGTAGAACATCTCCAGTACTTTCCGAGCGTCTTCGCCACGCTCGGTGAAGTAACGCCCCGCCGCAACCAGATTGTCACGACTCACATATCGTCGCGTTGAGCTTTGCAACGCCGTGAAGAAACGAGTGATCTCGACGTCACTCCGTTCGATCAAGTTGTTGTGCCGCAGCGCTTCGATCCCGTTCAAACGCAGCGTCAAGCTGGACGGATACCGTGAGATCGCATCCTCGTAGGTCGTCAGTGCTTCGGCGTATTTGCCTTGCGTGAGTTGCAAGCGAAGTAGCAAACGAGGCCAACTTTCATTCCAAGTGCCAGCTTCAACTTCGCTCTTCGCGATCCCTTCGGCCTCCTCATACTTGCCCGAACGGAAGAGCGATTCGGCGGTTTGCAGGTCTGCAGACTGCACGGATGCGACGAATACAATCGCACCGCATAAACTCGCACAAATAGCTGCGATGGATCGCATATCGAACATAGGTGGGATTCCCCAGGCATGTACGGGATTGGATAGCAGACGGTTATTCTACCGAGTCTGCCAAGGTGCGAACGCGAAGGAAGGGGTGCAATCGGCGAAGTAACGTCGAATTTCAGCTATTTGCTCGCACGGTGGCGAGAAGCGGAATGGCAAGAAGAGGAGCAATTGGCGGCGAAGACGGGGCTCGACGTCAGCCCGCACCAAGTCGATCGAGGAGTGGGTTTAACGCCACGATGGTTCGGCAAACCAGCTTCCTGAGTAGAACGATTGTCCTCAATCGTTTGGGAGCATGCTGTCGCGTGCCAATCCCAGGTGCTTGAGACAAACGCTCTACAATGACGTCGTGCAAACAGGATCTTGAATAGGTGAGAAGCTCTCTGCCGAACGACTTTTCTTATCGCACTTGTTGCTAAAGAACATTGAGCCACAGAGAGCACGGAGGCTCGCAGAGTTGCCGGGCTGCTACTTATTCGGGTATTCGACTCCTCACCGCTCTCTGAGTCCTCTTAAACTCTGTGGCTAACCCAGTCCTGAGCCCACGACATTTCATCAAATGTCCGCGAATGGAAGGATGAAATACCATCAGCCGGAGAACCATACAGAGGAACAAGGGCAACAGACTGGTTCTTGAACTGCCGGCGTCAAAACTCCCGTTTTCCAACTACCTACATCAGATTTTCCCGTGCAACCAATGGGGAAATCTCGATCGGACGTTTGTCATTGCCTGTTTAAGAGTGCTGACCTATCGGAACGCCGCGTGGTCAAGCCACTCACACTTTCTTGAATCTCCAAGCGTTTTTAGGCAAGCTGATGTCTGGGTTGGCTTTCGCCAACGCGGCATAAAGCTTGGTTCGGTTGTAGTGGTAGTTTTGCGTGATCTGAATCCAATCATCCGCGGTGGTTTGCATCATGATGGAGCTGAAATCTCGCTTGTGCGTTTGCTTGATCTCGATAATTTCATTGACGGGAACCGAGAACGAAAAGGTCCGCGAGAGTGGATCGAAGACTTCAAAAACTTCCTCGGTCACCACCATGCGGAAGGTTTGGTTTCGGATCCAAAGATAGATGGCAAGGACCAACAAGCAGACCTCAACCACCGGGGTGACAATATTCAGCCAGTACAAAAGCTGCTCGCGTTCCTCGGACGGGGCGAGAAACGTTCGTGCCGCGAGATACATCACCAGCAACACGATCATGTTCAATAGCAAGATCATCGAGGTTCGACGCTGTCGACTCTCGTATCGATAGAGTTCATTCATACGGGCATTTCGAAACGAATGGAGTCACGGATTCCGATGGCAGGCAACGGGTTTGGCGAAACAGTCCGCCTTGCTATCAATATAAGAGATTCTCGTCATCGAACCCGCATGACCAATGTCAAACCTCACATCCTTGCACGTGCTACTGGTCTTGGTAAGACCACCTTTCGCAAAGGCTTGGCGAGGAAGCGAGGGAGATACGGAGGGGAACAGAGTAGCAGGGCTGCTACTTTTTCGGGTCTTCGTCCCCACACGATTCTTCTCTGTGTCCCGATTTACCTGTGTGGCCAACCCAGTCCTGAGCCCGCGACATCGCATCAGGATTCTGCTAGTAGAAAGAAGAACGACATCATCGAGAGAGCAAATCAGCGGAAGAGAAGAACATAGTGGCAGCATCAAACTTCTCGGCATCCGAACTCCGCCTTCTTTCCATACTTCATGTTGATCATGTAGCTGATATTCTCCGGCGTAGCGTTTGGTGACTAGCAATCCCACGCTTGTTCTTGTTACACCTGTTGCTGAAGAATATGGAGCCATAGAAATACGGAAGACCACAGAGTTTGCAGCCTGCTCCTTCCTCGGATAGTCGGTTTTCTCGAAGCGATTAATGTGCGATCAGTGGAAATGAGTGTTCCTGCGTACGAAGTTCGGGGAATACTAATCGGCGCTAATTTAACACTCAATTGTATGGACCGATGTCAAATCACCCAGTCCAAAAGTACCGCCGATAAGACCACTCACCGCACCTCTCGCTGCTTGAACTCGTTCTGTAGAACACACGGGCGATCGAACACACGGACAATCGAACACACGGGAACGGCAGGGGGCTCCCTTTCCAGTAAAGCAGAGTGCAACCGGAGAGTCTCCCACCCTTGAGCCAGCGCTCAACGACTTGCACTGACCACTTGGCGTCCAACACCTCTTCTGCCCCACTCCAAAAGACATCAAAGAGGCCGGATCTGTTCATCAGGCCGAGCCGAGCAGGTTGAGTTACTCACCAGCAGATTAACGGATCGCCAACCTCGTCAGGCTTCCCCTTATGGGGCTTTCGGTCTCATTCGTCGCTCGTTAGGGACTGGCAAAACGAGGCTGCGAAATTCACCCTGTTATTCCTGGGCGGTCCGCGATACCACGTCGAACTGTATTGATGCAAATCAATGACCGTTTCCAGGCACCAAGATATTTTGGATGGCTTCCATGAGAATCCCAAGTATTCAGCACGCGAGGTCTTTCGCGGTCGCTACCGGTTTGTTTTTCGGCGCAACCGCTGTTGTGGCAACTCCACCGACCGGGACGTCGTCAAAGGTTCACGCCAAATCAGCCGAGCAGCAGGCAACTATCGTCTCGGCGGAAGCCGCGTTGCTGAAACTCAAGCAAGGAAACGAGCGATTTTTGTCGGGGAAAGCCGAGCATCCGCATGTGGATCCGGCCTGGCGGAGCAAGCTTGCCAGTGGACAGCGACCATTCGCGACCATTCTTGGCTGTAGCGATTCACGCGTCACTCCAGCATTGATTTTTGATGAAGGGCTTGGTGACCTATTCGTCATCCGTGTCGCCGGCAACATCGTCGACGAGCCTGTCTTAGCGAGCATCGAGTATGCGGTCGAGTACCTCGACACGCGACTGGTTGTGGTGCTCGGTCACGAAAAGTGTGGGGCGGTCACTGCGGCAATGCAGCATCTATCAAGCGACGAACCCCGCGAACTGATTGCATTGGTTGAACATATCCACAATCAGGTTTGTACGCACCACGATGGTGAACCGGATGTCGATGAATCGACTGACCTTGACACCGTGGTACTCAAGAACACGCGACGCTCACAACGCACTTTGCAATTGAGTTCCGAACTGCAGCGTGTTGCCGAAAAACATCCCGTCAAGATTGTCGCTGCGATCTATGACTTAGAGGGCCGTGTTCGTTGGATCGATGAGAAGTAGACGCGACTGAAAAGGGATACGGAGCTAAATGAAAATCGGCAAGATTCCAATGCCTCAGACCTCTTTGTTGGGGGCATCGGTTGGTAAAGGTCGTACTCTCGGCCGTCCGCAAGGTCGCATTGTTAATTCAAAATCCAGCCGTCAGGCGATGGAATCGACCCAGCCTTCATCCCCCCAGCCGTCATCGCTCAGCGGTGCCCTACGCTGAGCGCTGTTGCGGACTGCTACTTTTTCGGGTCTTCGTCTCCACACAATTCTTCTCTGTGCTCCTCTTTACCTCTGTGGCTAACCCAGTCCTGAGCTCATCACATTGCACTCGAATTTCGCCCTCTTCCATACGCCTGTTCTTGCTGCACCTGTTTCTGAAAGAGATTGAGCCACAGAGAGCACGGAGGGGCACAGAGTAGCCAGCCAGCTCATTGCTTGGATATTCGTTTCCCGACGATTGCCCCTGTGCTAGTCCACCTCAGGTTGCTGACGCGGTGGTTGATCCTGCGATCGCCGATCAAAGCGTGACCATCAGCCGCTGTCGCGTTTGAGCAGGGTTTCGAGATTGCCCAATCCAAATGCTTTGGCGCCCACCGGGTAGAATGGGTACAAGTCCCACCCCCTATCCCGCCGGAGCCAACTCGTGCCGATCCATCAGATCCCCCAATCTCGTCGTGGATTTTTGAAGACCACAGCAATCGGAGGCGGCACCGCATTGCTGTGGTCAGCGACGCAAACGGCCTCTGCTGCCAGCGATAATGCCACCGTGTTCGCCCTCCTCTCGGACACGCACATCCCCAGTTCGCCTGATCGAACATCGCGGGGCGCGAACATGACTGAAAACCTGCAACAAGTGATCGGTGAAGTCCTCACTCGCAAAACACCGCCGTCCGATTTGATTGTCAACGGCGATTGCGCGCACCTGAAAGGCTTGCCTGGGGACTATCAAAATTTTGTCCGTTGCCTGGGACCTGCGCAGCAGGCAGGGATTGCGTTGCACCTGACGATGGGGAATCACGACGACCGACAACCGCTGTACGATGCACTGTCAGACCAGCGACCAACCGCGACGCCAGTGATGTCGAAGCATGTCAGCGTCATCGAAACACCGCATGCCAATTGGTTTTTGCTCGACTCCTTATTCCGCGTCAACGTGGTGACGGGGGAACTCGGTGAGGCACAGATCGATTGGCTCGCCGAGCAACTCGATGCCCGCAGCAACAAGCCTGCGATTGTGATGACGCACCACACACCACAGTTCACGGCGCCCCAAGAGGACAAGCCGTGGAACGGAATCTCCGACACGGAAAGGTTGTTCGAGGTCTTGGACAGCCGCAAACAGGTCAAAGCTTATCTGTATGGTCACTCGCATCACTGGTCCCACAGCCAACGTGGCCATTTCCACATGATCAACCTTCCGCCTGTGGCCTACCTGTTCAACAAGAAAGATCCCAACGGATGGGTTGAAGCCGTGTTGACGGACAACGCAATGCGTTTGGAACTGCGAACCCTCAATC
Above is a genomic segment from Neorhodopirellula lusitana containing:
- a CDS encoding carbonic anhydrase, yielding MRIPSIQHARSFAVATGLFFGATAVVATPPTGTSSKVHAKSAEQQATIVSAEAALLKLKQGNERFLSGKAEHPHVDPAWRSKLASGQRPFATILGCSDSRVTPALIFDEGLGDLFVIRVAGNIVDEPVLASIEYAVEYLDTRLVVVLGHEKCGAVTAAMQHLSSDEPRELIALVEHIHNQVCTHHDGEPDVDESTDLDTVVLKNTRRSQRTLQLSSELQRVAEKHPVKIVAAIYDLEGRVRWIDEK
- a CDS encoding metallophosphoesterase family protein, with translation MPIHQIPQSRRGFLKTTAIGGGTALLWSATQTASAASDNATVFALLSDTHIPSSPDRTSRGANMTENLQQVIGEVLTRKTPPSDLIVNGDCAHLKGLPGDYQNFVRCLGPAQQAGIALHLTMGNHDDRQPLYDALSDQRPTATPVMSKHVSVIETPHANWFLLDSLFRVNVVTGELGEAQIDWLAEQLDARSNKPAIVMTHHTPQFTAPQEDKPWNGISDTERLFEVLDSRKQVKAYLYGHSHHWSHSQRGHFHMINLPPVAYLFNKKDPNGWVEAVLTDNAMRLELRTLNPQHPLAGETIEVPWAS